In the genome of Sciurus carolinensis chromosome 3, mSciCar1.2, whole genome shotgun sequence, one region contains:
- the LOC124979491 gene encoding 60S ribosomal protein L23a-like, translating into MVPKAKKEVPAPTKAKAKEKALKAKKAALKGVHCHKKKISTSPTFWRPKTLQLQRQPKYLLKTPPPRRNNLDYYAIIKVPLTTESAMKKIEDNTLVFIVDVKANKHQIKQAGKKLYDTDMAKVNTLIRPDGEKKAQLDWLLIMNKAGSSKQSPAV; encoded by the coding sequence ATGGTGCCGAAAGCTAAGAAGGAAGTTCCTGCCCCCACCAAAGCCAAAGCCAAAGAAAAAGCTTTGAAGGCCAAGAAGGCAGCGTTGAAGGGTGTCCACTGCCATAAAAAGAAGATCAGCACATCACCTACTTTCTGGCGACCCAAGACATTGCAGCTCCAGAGACAGCCCAAATATCTTCTGAAGACCCCCCCCCCGAGGAGAAACAACCTTGACTACTATGCCATCATCAAGGTCCCCTTGACTACTgagtcagccatgaagaagattGAAGACAACACACTTGTGTTCATTGTGGATGTCAAGGCCAACAAACACCAGATCAAACAAGCTGGAAAGAAGCTCTATGACACTGATATGGCCAAGGTTAACACCCTGATCAGGCCTGATGGAGAGAAGAAGGCACAGTTGGACTGGCTCCTGATTATGAACAAAGCTGGATCATCTAAACAGAGTCCAGCTGTCTAA